The window CGGTCAATTTATTTCAGAATATTTTTTCATATATCGATAGAAAATAATTTCTCGTTTTAAATCAAACTATTACAATAATTTCAGATAGCCATGATTTTGATTATGCAAAATGATTTCGCTTTAATTTGGTCATGGCGAACCATCCGTGATCTGCTACCGTCCCAGCGGTGGTCACGGAGGAGCGCATGAGCGCGATCGAGCAACGCAAGGGGCGCGGGCGACCGCGCTCGCTGAAGACAGCGATCGCCGGCGGGGCGGTACAGGCGCTCGATCGCGGGCTGGCACTGCTCGAAATCCTCGCCGAGGAAGACGGCCTGACGCTCAGCGAACTCAGCCGGCGCTCTGGGGTCTCGGCCTCGACGGCGCATCGCGTCCTGCTGACGCTGGAGAGCCGCGCTTACGTCCAGCACGACATGGAGCGCGGCATCTGGCTGGTCGGCGTCGGCGCCTTCAAGACCGGCTCGGCCTTCCTGCGCAACCGCCGCGTCGCGAACATGGGACGCGGCGCCATGCATGCGCTGATGGAGGCCAGCGGCGAGACCGTCAATCTCGGCATCGAGGACAATGGCGAGGTGGTGTTCATCTCGCAGGTCGAGAGCCATGACACGCTGCGCGCCTTCTTCCGGGCAGGCAGCCGCGGCGCGATGCATGCATCGGGCGTCGGCAAGGCGCTGCTGGCCGAGTTCCCGGAGCACCGTGTGCGCCAGATCTGCGCGTTCCGGCGGCTCGAACGCTTCACCGAGCACACGATCACGGATCTCGGCGAGTTCCTGCGCGAGCTCGCGCAGGGGCGTCGGAACGGCTGGGCGCTCGACGACGAGGAACGCACCCTCGGCATGCGCTGTGTCGCAGCGCCGATCTTCAACGAGCATGCCGAGGCGATCGCGGGCGTCTCGGTGTCGGGGCCGACCGTGCGCGTCACCCCGCGCAAGCTCGACGATTACGGCCCGATGGTCCGCCGCGCCGCCGACGAGATCACCCGCTCGATCGGCGGCCGATTGCCGAAGCGGGAGTAAGGCGCTCCCTCCCTTCCCCCCTTGCAGGAGAAGGACGCTATCCACGCTCGGCGAGCGCCTGCCTGATGGTCTCGCCGACGAGATGGGCGCTCGGGGCGATCCGCACGCCGGCAGCCTCCAGTGCCCTGATCTTGCCCGCCGCATCGCCCTTGCCGCGCAAGGTGAGCGCGCCGGCATGGCCCATGCGGCGCTCCAGCGGCGCCTCGCGGCCGACGATCAGCGCGACGACGGGCTTCGAGGCCGGCGTGCCGGCGAGGTATTCGGCGACTTCCTCCTCCTCCGTGCCGCCGATCTCGCCGATCAGCACCACGCCTTCGGTATCGGCATCGTCCAGCAGGAGCGCGAGGCATTCGCGCATGCCGATGCCATGGATCGGATCGCCGCCGACGCCGATCGTCGCCGACTGGCCGAGCCCCGCCGCGGTGACCTGCGCCACAACCTCGCTCGTCAACGAGGCCGAGCGCGAAAT is drawn from Bosea sp. Tri-49 and contains these coding sequences:
- the bhcR gene encoding HTH-type transcriptional regulator BhcR → MSAIEQRKGRGRPRSLKTAIAGGAVQALDRGLALLEILAEEDGLTLSELSRRSGVSASTAHRVLLTLESRAYVQHDMERGIWLVGVGAFKTGSAFLRNRRVANMGRGAMHALMEASGETVNLGIEDNGEVVFISQVESHDTLRAFFRAGSRGAMHASGVGKALLAEFPEHRVRQICAFRRLERFTEHTITDLGEFLRELAQGRRNGWALDDEERTLGMRCVAAPIFNEHAEAIAGVSVSGPTVRVTPRKLDDYGPMVRRAADEITRSIGGRLPKRE